A stretch of Pseudoprevotella muciniphila DNA encodes these proteins:
- a CDS encoding type II toxin-antitoxin system RelE/ParE family toxin yields MEISFEKDYLRELFYEGKTSDRHHRYQPEIVKRYIRVINILESVEKPVDLFRFRSLHYEKLIGDKVGLESVRVNKQYRVEFKSQPSGEITICRIIDLSNHYK; encoded by the coding sequence ATGGAGATATCATTCGAGAAAGACTATTTGCGAGAACTTTTCTACGAAGGCAAGACCAGCGACAGACATCATCGCTATCAACCCGAAATAGTAAAGAGATATATCCGTGTGATAAACATTCTCGAGTCTGTAGAAAAACCTGTGGATCTTTTTCGTTTTCGCTCCCTTCACTACGAGAAGCTGATTGGCGATAAAGTGGGATTGGAATCTGTGCGGGTGAACAAGCAATATCGTGTCGAATTTAAGTCACAGCCAAGTGGTGAAATAACAATTTGCAGAATTATAGATTTGTCTAATCATTATAAATAA
- a CDS encoding HigA family addiction module antitoxin, with protein sequence MGSLGYGAYPTHPGEVLKDELAERGISQRKLAESMGLTYSVVNEILNGHRPLTAKTALMFEAALDVPADSLMYLQTKYNMQTARKDTTLLSNIKKIKKIAAVF encoded by the coding sequence ATGGGAAGTTTAGGTTATGGGGCTTATCCCACACATCCGGGAGAAGTATTGAAAGATGAGTTGGCAGAGCGTGGCATCAGTCAGCGCAAATTGGCAGAGAGCATGGGTCTGACCTATTCGGTGGTTAACGAAATACTTAACGGCCATCGTCCTTTGACAGCGAAAACAGCTTTGATGTTTGAGGCGGCTTTGGATGTTCCTGCCGACTCACTGATGTATCTTCAGACGAAGTATAACATGCAGACGGCTCGCAAAGACACCACCCTGCTCAGCAACATCAAGAAGATAAAGAAAATTGCTGCCGTATTTTAG
- a CDS encoding DUF4339 domain-containing protein: MNDQSFFSVDRLVEFGLSMAVAQQMVNMMNQTMRTMYIPGSIQSMPAPNPAAAPGMCPPPLPATCYVALEGKQVGPLSESELCSLITQGKVTKDSLCWFPGLTSWQPVENTPQVLRLVALAPPPMPNQ; encoded by the coding sequence ATGAATGATCAGAGTTTTTTCTCCGTTGACCGGTTGGTGGAGTTCGGCCTGAGTATGGCAGTGGCGCAGCAAATGGTGAATATGATGAATCAGACAATGCGGACGATGTATATACCCGGTTCAATCCAGTCAATGCCGGCACCCAATCCCGCAGCAGCACCAGGCATGTGCCCACCACCCTTACCGGCAACCTGTTATGTGGCTCTTGAAGGCAAGCAGGTAGGGCCTCTGAGCGAGAGCGAATTGTGCAGTCTTATAACTCAAGGCAAGGTAACAAAAGACTCGCTGTGCTGGTTCCCTGGTTTGACAAGTTGGCAGCCGGTGGAAAACACACCGCAGGTGCTGCGTCTTGTGGCACTCGCGCCACCGCCAATGCCTAACCAATAA